In Kutzneria kofuensis, the DNA window CGCGCGGGTCGGCGGCTGGCAGGTGACCGATCCGCGGATCATGGTGCGGCCGGTGGCGGACGGCCTCGAGGTGTCGGTGGATCCCGCGCATTCGCTGCGTGGCGAGATCACGGTCGCGGGCCTGGAGATCCACGTCGTCGCGACCGGCGCGGCCCACACGCACCCCGCGTCGGTTCCGCGGCCGGTGAAGATCCGGCCGGCGCAACCGGCGTGGACCTGGCGGACGGTGGTGCCGGCCGCGTTCGCGCTGGCCAGCGTGATGCTGGGGCTGAACGGCTGGGCCGACCTCCCCGAGGCGAACAGCACGTTCGAGTACGAGGTGCTGGCCTATGTCGGGCTGCGGCTGATCGAGTCCTTCGCCACCGGCGTCGGTGCGGCGCGCCAGCGCTGGATCTGGGGCCTGTGCGGGATCGGCACACTGGCCGGGGTCTGGGGTCTGATCGTCCATGGACCGGGATTCGTCGTGCTGTTCTGGCTGGTCGCTGCCGGGGTGGAGATCTTCGGCCGACCGGTTGACCGCGTCCGCGCCGTGCTGGCCGCGGTGGTCGCGGTGCCGAGCACCGTTCTCGTCTTCACCGTCGACTCGAACTCCCACGCGGGACAGTTGGTCTTCGTGCTCAACGGCGCGCTGGCCATCCTGCTCGGTGTCGTCACGCTGGCACCGGTGCTGCTGCGGTTGATTCGGTGAGCACCGTGCGATCGTCCAGGGAGGGCAGGCTCGGCGTTCTTCTCGACATGATGCGGCTGAGCAGGCGGAGCGAGGTTCGCGCGATCATGGCCGTCGCCGGACCGAGGACCGGAAGGCCGACCGCCACACGGGTACGGTCGCCGAGGGCGGAGGCCAGCCCGACGCGGCCGAGTGTCTGCAGCAGCTTGTTGCCGCCGACGACGTCGGTGAGCTGTGCGCTGACCAGTCGGGCACCCGTTGTCGAGAAATCCTGGTGCTCCTGCTCGTAGTCCTCGATCAGCCGCTGTAGGCCGGCGCGGTCGCCGGGCAGATCGCGCAGCCCCATGTGGTGGCCGAGCCTGGTGTAGAAGGCGATGGTGGCCGCCACCTCGATGTCCGACCACGGCCGGCGACCGAAGCGCTCGGCCCACCACATCGGGTACTCCGCGACCACCGCCAGCCCGTAGCGGACGTCGTCGCGCGTGAGCCGGACGTGGCGATGGCCCTGGTTCATCCGGCTCAGCGCCGCCCGCGTCGTCGGATGCTCGGTCCCCAGGCGGGCGACGGTGAGCAGCAGCCGCAGCGCCGACTTGCTGCGGGCGTTGGGATCCGACTCGAACTCGCCGGTGGAGCCGAACGCGGCGGCGAGGTGGGGCACGGCGGACACGTGGCACAGTCCGACGGCCAGGCCCAGCCAGAAGTCCCAGAAGGTCGGCCCGGTGAGCAGGTTCCAGGTGATTGCCTCGGCCGCAGCGTGTTGCTCCCGCATCGGGACCTCCCACGGAATGATTCGCCCGTCAACGAATAGCAGTCCGTGGGGGCGGCTTCCTCACGCCGTTCCGGGAGACGGAACAGAACCGGTGAGCGCCACGCGGTCCTCGACATGGGCGGCGACGTGACGCCACTGGCCAGGGCTGGCCAAAACCCGATTACCGCGGAGCGAGCCCCGGCTGTCTGGGCGTTTTGTCACCGCGCTGTCGTCACTTCCCGGACAGGGTGGCATTGCGTTCCACGCTCTCCCGGCGTGTAGTGGTCAACGACGCTTTACGAGCGCATGAGCGATCCTTGGCGGGGTCGTTGAGGTCGTCGACGGCAGCGCGGTCCTGCGGCGCTGGGATAGGGACGGAATGGCATTACGCCAGGCAAGGTCGTCTACCGCGCACCGGATGAGTGGACTGCTCGCCAGTGTGGTGATGCTGGCTGCGGTGTCCAGCGTCGTCAAGCTCGTCGAGCCGTTCATTCCGCCACTGAACCTGTTGACGCTCTACATGCCGGTGGTGCTGCCGGTCGCTCTCGTGTGGGGTACCAGGCTGGCGGTGGTCACGGCGCTGCTGAGCGTCGGGATCTACTTCTACCTGTTCGTTCCTCCGGAATACACATGGGAGATCGCCGACTGGCGGAGCACCGTGGCATTGGGTGTCTTCCTGGTCACGTCGGTGGTCGTGGCAGCGGTGGCGGTGGGTGAGCTGGCGTCACGACTGCGGCGAGCGGCACTGGAATCCGCATGGCTGACGGAGGAGCAGTCCGCGTTGCGGCGGGTCGCGACCCTCGTCGCACAGTCGGTTCCGCCATCGGTGCTCTTCGAGGCCGTCACGCGCGAAGTCGGTCTGCTCTGCCGGGCGGATCTCGCGCACATGGGGCGCTTCGAGGCGGACGGGACGGTGACCGGGATCGCCGGCTGGAGCAGGTCGCCTGCCGACCGGTCTGCGGGCGGGCGGGTCGAACTCGACGGACCGAGCGTCGCGCGCGGCATTCGGGAGACCGGGAACCCGGTCCGGGTCGACAGCTACGCGGACGCGGCGGGCGCGGTCGCGGAGGTGGCGCGCACTGGGGATCCGCTCGTCGGTCGGCTGTCCGATCGTCGTCGCCGGCCGCCTGTGGGGTGTGATCTCCGCATCGGTCAAGAGCGACGTGCGCTTCCCCGCGGACACTGAGTCGCAGATCGCCCGTTTCACCGAGCTCGTCGCCACCGCGATCGAGAACGCCGACGCCCGGGCCGAGCTGGCGGCCTCTCGGGCCCGCATCGTCGCCACGGCCGACCAAACGCGTCGACGCATCGAACGCGACCTGCACGACGGTGTCCAGCAGCGTCTGGTCTCGCTGACGCTGCGGCTGCGCGCGA includes these proteins:
- a CDS encoding DUF2236 domain-containing protein; this translates as MREQHAAAEAITWNLLTGPTFWDFWLGLAVGLCHVSAVPHLAAAFGSTGEFESDPNARSKSALRLLLTVARLGTEHPTTRAALSRMNQGHRHVRLTRDDVRYGLAVVAEYPMWWAERFGRRPWSDIEVAATIAFYTRLGHHMGLRDLPGDRAGLQRLIEDYEQEHQDFSTTGARLVSAQLTDVVGGNKLLQTLGRVGLASALGDRTRVAVGLPVLGPATAMIARTSLRLLSRIMSRRTPSLPSLDDRTVLTESTAAAPVPA
- a CDS encoding DUF4118 domain-containing protein, coding for MSGLLASVVMLAAVSSVVKLVEPFIPPLNLLTLYMPVVLPVALVWGTRLAVVTALLSVGIYFYLFVPPEYTWEIADWRSTVALGVFLVTSVVVAAVAVGELASRLRRAALESAWLTEEQSALRRVATLVAQSVPPSVLFEAVTREVGLLCRADLAHMGRFEADGTVTGIAGWSRSPADRSAGGRVELDGPSVARGIRETGNPVRVDSYADAAGAVAEVARTGDPLVGRLSDRRRRPPVGCDLRIGQERRALPRGH